Proteins encoded by one window of Mycoplasma capricolum subsp. capricolum ATCC 27343:
- the rplI gene encoding 50S ribosomal protein L9, with protein MKVIFLKDVPGQGKKNEIKEVSDGYARNYLLPNQLVKIATNNSVKTLKEHLKADQEEKELAKAQTKQIKKTLEELTLHFKLQTNDDKVFGSISSQDIVNQLKDLHRIELDKKKFIRFKNINKIGINYIKVKLDFGIEAIIKVDVKEV; from the coding sequence ATGAAAGTTATATTTTTAAAAGACGTACCAGGTCAAGGTAAAAAAAATGAAATAAAAGAAGTTAGTGACGGGTATGCTAGAAATTATTTATTACCAAATCAATTAGTAAAAATTGCTACAAATAATAGTGTTAAAACTTTAAAAGAGCATTTAAAAGCAGATCAAGAAGAAAAAGAATTAGCAAAAGCTCAAACTAAACAAATTAAAAAAACTCTTGAAGAATTAACACTTCATTTTAAATTACAAACTAATGATGATAAAGTATTTGGAAGTATTTCAAGTCAAGATATCGTCAATCAATTAAAAGATCTTCATAGAATTGAACTAGACAAAAAGAAATTTATTCGTTTTAAAAATATTAATAAAATTGGAATTAATTATATAAAAGTAAAACTAGACTTTGGTATTGAAGCAATAATCAAAGTTGATGTTAAGGAAGTTTAA
- the dnaB gene encoding replicative DNA helicase, whose amino-acid sequence MKKELSITELLYAERFVLGVAMSFSNALADIISVLKVDDFSIEANKYIYQAIIDLNSKNKSVSPISVINRLEAINKLDRVGGDVVVYEIAAENYTDQGLEEYIDVIHKSGVIRKLDAVIKELELKRNSGNTDIDELLKVAQTKLLDIDLSIKRFEIEAVGDVAKRVVEKIKELEMKAEIISGVPTGYNYLDLITSGWQESDFIILAARPSVGKTAFSLNLAFNAAMKKYPVAFFSLEMPAEQLTQRLFTRLTSIDSTNLRTGKGLSKLNWERIQATKEKLEDIPIYIDATPGISTQEIRSKLYKMKRDYDIKLCVIDYLQLIVGSQNKDRQNEVSEISRQLKQIARETSIPIICLSQLSRRAETREDKRPMLSDLRDSGAIEQDADIVAFLYRDDYYKKDQSDNQSNLEKEKTELILAKHRNGATGTVFLRFIKDFGVFRDW is encoded by the coding sequence ATGAAAAAAGAATTATCAATTACAGAATTACTATACGCAGAGCGCTTTGTTTTAGGTGTAGCTATGAGTTTTTCTAATGCTCTTGCAGATATTATTTCAGTTTTAAAAGTTGATGATTTTTCAATTGAAGCAAATAAATATATTTATCAAGCAATTATAGATTTAAATAGTAAAAATAAGTCTGTTTCTCCAATTTCAGTAATTAATAGATTAGAAGCTATTAATAAATTAGATAGAGTTGGTGGAGATGTTGTTGTTTATGAAATAGCTGCTGAAAATTATACCGATCAAGGTTTAGAAGAATATATAGATGTTATTCATAAATCTGGAGTTATTAGAAAACTTGATGCAGTTATTAAAGAATTAGAATTAAAAAGAAATAGTGGAAATACTGATATTGATGAATTATTAAAAGTTGCTCAAACTAAACTTTTAGATATTGATCTTTCTATTAAAAGATTTGAAATTGAAGCTGTTGGAGATGTTGCTAAAAGAGTTGTTGAAAAAATTAAAGAACTTGAAATGAAAGCCGAGATTATTTCAGGAGTTCCAACTGGATATAATTATTTAGATTTAATTACTTCAGGTTGACAAGAATCAGATTTTATTATTTTAGCTGCTCGTCCTAGTGTTGGAAAAACTGCTTTTTCTTTAAACTTAGCTTTTAATGCTGCTATGAAAAAATATCCTGTTGCTTTTTTTTCACTAGAAATGCCTGCTGAACAATTAACTCAACGTTTATTTACTAGACTTACAAGTATTGATTCAACCAATCTAAGAACAGGTAAGGGTTTAAGTAAACTTAATTGAGAAAGAATTCAAGCAACTAAAGAAAAATTAGAAGATATTCCAATTTATATTGATGCTACTCCTGGTATTTCAACTCAAGAAATTAGATCTAAACTTTATAAAATGAAAAGAGATTATGATATTAAATTGTGTGTAATAGATTACTTACAATTAATAGTTGGATCACAAAATAAAGATAGACAAAATGAGGTTAGTGAAATTTCAAGACAACTAAAACAAATTGCAAGAGAAACTTCCATTCCAATTATTTGCCTATCACAATTAAGCCGTAGAGCTGAAACTAGAGAAGATAAACGTCCTATGCTTTCAGATTTAAGAGATTCTGGAGCTATTGAACAAGATGCAGATATTGTTGCATTTTTATATCGTGATGACTATTATAAAAAAGATCAATCTGATAATCAGTCTAATTTAGAAAAAGAAAAAACTGAGTTAATTTTAGCAAAACACAGAAATGGTGCTACTGGAACAGTCTTTTTAAGATTTATTAAAGATTTTGGTGTGTTTAGAGATTGATAA